In Lewinellaceae bacterium, a single window of DNA contains:
- a CDS encoding NUDIX hydrolase, whose product MERRSKLTLGFKKLFLRTLGRVIPSDHFAQRFPVSVKGVCFIDDKVVLLQNERREWDLPGGKLKRNEEIAYCLAREVEEELNIKVTSGQLLAATRINIMDSIDVLVLIYSCSTLASVRDLKISQENFGLGLFSMEEIKGLALPKDYSRAIRQAFQYHALNGGY is encoded by the coding sequence TTGGAACGCCGTAGTAAACTCACGCTAGGATTCAAAAAACTATTTCTCAGAACGCTGGGGAGGGTCATTCCATCCGACCACTTCGCCCAGCGTTTTCCAGTGTCCGTCAAGGGCGTGTGTTTCATCGACGACAAAGTGGTCTTGTTGCAAAACGAGCGCCGGGAGTGGGACCTGCCCGGCGGCAAGCTTAAAAGGAATGAGGAAATCGCCTACTGCCTAGCCCGCGAGGTCGAAGAAGAGCTGAACATCAAAGTAACGTCCGGACAACTCCTTGCCGCTACCCGGATCAACATCATGGATTCCATCGATGTGCTGGTCCTCATCTACAGTTGCTCCACCCTCGCCTCGGTTCGCGACCTGAAAATCAGCCAGGAAAATTTCGGCCTGGGCCTCTTCTCCATGGAAGAGATAAAAGGCCTTGCGCTCCCTAAGGACTACAGCCGCGCCATCCGGCAGGCGTTCCAATACCATGCCCTGAACGGGGGGTATTGA